The following proteins are co-located in the bacterium genome:
- the thpR gene encoding RNA 2',3'-cyclic phosphodiesterase: MGSPRLFVAVPVTGGVLIPLTALLEGAPPTPAVKWTRTDQLHLTLFFLGPTPEEKIPGLIRSLSELSARYRPFRLSIEGWGAFPDKRSPKVLFADVGGSAGVLEALASDVQRSIGTEQASGEKPAAFKAHVTLGRIRERKEAGPALRYLEREKDRLIGTFPMDGLVLFESVLEPGGARYIKRASFSFPGMDSSQGVV; the protein is encoded by the coding sequence TTGGGGTCTCCCCGGCTTTTCGTGGCGGTCCCCGTAACGGGGGGAGTCCTGATCCCCTTGACGGCCCTTTTGGAGGGCGCGCCACCGACCCCGGCGGTCAAATGGACCCGAACGGATCAACTGCACCTGACCCTTTTTTTCCTGGGTCCCACCCCCGAAGAAAAGATCCCCGGGTTGATCCGTTCCCTGTCGGAACTGTCGGCCCGGTACCGTCCCTTCCGACTATCCATCGAGGGATGGGGTGCCTTCCCGGACAAGCGATCGCCGAAAGTCCTCTTCGCCGACGTCGGCGGGAGTGCGGGGGTCCTGGAAGCCCTGGCGTCGGATGTCCAGCGGTCCATCGGGACCGAGCAGGCTTCGGGCGAAAAACCGGCCGCTTTCAAGGCTCACGTGACCTTGGGACGGATCCGGGAAAGAAAAGAGGCCGGGCCCGCCCTTCGTTACCTGGAAAGGGAAAAGGACCGCCTGATAGGGACCTTTCCCATGGACGGATTGGTCCTCTTCGAGAGCGTCTTGGAGCCGGGCGGCGCCCGCTACATCAAGAGGGCTTCTTTTTCGTTCCCTGGG